Proteins from one Mobula birostris isolate sMobBir1 chromosome 10, sMobBir1.hap1, whole genome shotgun sequence genomic window:
- the LOC140204547 gene encoding short coiled-coil protein B codes for MKIPQEADDKMSADTEGTDFENQEELEEKTRLINQVLELQHTLEDLSARVDAVKEENLKLKSENQVLGQYIENLMSASSVFQTTESKNKRK; via the exons ATGAAAATTCCACAGGAGGCTGATGACAAAATGAGCGCAGATACAGAAG GAACAGATTTTGAAAATCAAGAGGAGCTGGAGGAGAAGACAAGACTAATAAATCAGGTTTTGGAATTGCAGCACACACTCGAAG ATCTATCTGCCAGAGTTGATGCTGTTAAAGAAGAGAACCTGAAGCTCAAATCTGAGAACCAGGTGCTTGGTCAGTACATTGAAAACCTCATGTCAGCCTCCAGCGTCTTTCAAACCACAGAGTCGAAGAACAAGAGAAAGTAA